In Hippoglossus stenolepis isolate QCI-W04-F060 chromosome 13, HSTE1.2, whole genome shotgun sequence, a single genomic region encodes these proteins:
- the LOC118120490 gene encoding immunoglobulin superfamily member 3 isoform X1: MQRESDWCEHCAFRMRCCRASLLLCLTLLLHSGEAKVLTEAQSGPLYRVLGAPLSISCTVSGLASDNTQKEFEFRVTKPTQPTFEINIISTSDESFGYAIYNQRVASKEITLKHVSPNSVLFEIQSLQKGDEGDFECAVINTESAYDGTYNAKTIVKVIDNSLSVSSPVSTPLSYNEGDALTLTCQASSNTIQHTHLSLAWHLHKDGEDDARPIISLDRDFTLSPGPTFEGRYRAGLITLDKMGEATYRLHMARLELSDQGRIYCRAQEWIQDPDRSWYTITQKDAEETTLHVKAREVVPDTSSLVVRISTQQTTLQEGQELSLSCNVDAHNLEKRFLSVAWLRGSVELARIGPAGILSVGPEYSGREKGGELRATRIRDTDYRLRLQPVRTEDQGEYFCRAWLQDRGQDGAFTAGEAQTSSPQLVSISASESGLSVEMQHNVSVDEDDRLKLTCKVDGVKGQLSVTWERQSTSTTLFENIISLSQEGVMEIEGEFASRRVRAARPATDTFTLELDEVTPSDSGIYQCSVSEWKTNSKTHSQSKTSTVTVSPIESSVKLISRNTLVTVGENVKLMCRVQGPRVPTTLSWSLQHEDSTTDNILTLKWNGDISWSGDQHVYQLEVENKAMEVTHSLLINGASPREAGKYQCQASAFIQNAHKKPRPSNPVAVMVHYPVSKLSLTSSPTLTRNINSDIEIKCSVISEPFASSRYAVTWQHQQRGENKTIVSSDREALITFGTQVEPSDRQRISMRRSKGPSFELTIRQAQISDGGLYTCEVVEWLQEPRGNWYELPPESKITELNLIEPANDLQLEGKEQQLIAGEGDEVELKCNILSGAFSPSVFYKVAWIYTGHNSSMTNVPLVELDHMGLLRYPESGALRELQGRLRLARPTQSSFYLRIQTAHEGDSGTFQCQVEQYQLDREGHWQQKASETAGPISLTVNVAEKNLSIVKDELELNVSRSKDFTIPCHITDQSSGESEFQVTWFWQKEPGIQKRPIFVAYRNATLQDMLGTGHQLRFGHPVPNQFSLTVSKSAPENSGLYFCEVEEWLPSLSHGWRKVAVETSGYLTVNVFTEGEGAFEPQCKSGTWIGILVPLVICSLLVISLLVLKICRTNASGGKNSGESLWAESHPLNTKPSAED; the protein is encoded by the exons atgcagagagagagcgactggTGTGAACACTGTGCTTTCAGGATGAGGTGTTGCAGGGCcagtctgctgctctgtctgacTTTACtcctgcacagtg GAGAGGCCAAAGTGCTCACCGAAGCACAGTCCGGGCCCCTGTATCGCGTGTTGGGCGCTCCACTCTCCATCTCCTGCACTGTGAGCGGCCTTGCAAGCGACAACACTCAAAAGGAATTCGAGTTCCGTGTCACGAAGCCCACACAACCAACGTTCGAGATCAACATCATCAGTACCTCTGATGAAAGCTTTGGGTATGCCATATATAACCAACGCGTGGCAAGCAAGGAGATTACTCTGAAACATGTGTCACCGAACTCCGTCCTCTTTGAGATCCAGAGCCTGCAGAAAGGTGATGAAGGGGACTTTGAGTGCGCTGTGATCAACACAGAATCTGCTTACGATGGAACCTACAATGCGAAGACAATAGTTAAAG TGATTGACAACTCCTTAAGTGTGTCATCACCTGTCTCCACACCACTGAGCTATAATGAGGGTGATGCTCTCACTCTAACGTGCCAAGCCTCCAGCAACACCATCCAGCACACCCATCTGTCTTTAGCATGGCATCTCCACAAAGACGGCGAGGACGACGCTCGGCCGATCATTTCTCTGGACAGGGATTTCACCCTGAGTCCAGGCCCGACATTTGAAGGGCGTTATCGTGCTGGACTCATAACGTTAGATAAAATGGGAGAGGCCACATATAGGCTACACATGGCAAGGCTGGAGCTGTCAGACCAAGGCAGGATCTACTGCCGGGCGCAGGAGTGGATCCAAGATCCTGACCGCTCCTGGTACACTATCACACAGAAGGATGCAGAGGAAACTACACTACATGTCAAAGCCAGAG AGGTGGTGCCAGACACGTCGTCTCTGGTGGTGAGAATCTCCACACAGCAGACAACTCTGCAGGAGGGCCAGGAGCTGTCGCTCTCCTGCAACGTAGACGCTCACAATCTGGAGAAAAGGTTTCTTTCTGTAGCCTGGCTCCGGGGAAGTGTTGAGCTGGCGCGCATCGGACCTGCAGGCATTCTGTCTGTGGGGCCCGAGTATAGtggcagagagaaaggaggCGAGCTCAGGGCCACCCGGATCAGGGACACAGACTACCGTCTCAGACTGCAGCCTGTCAGAACTGAGGACCAGGGAGAATATTTCTGTCGGGCATGGCTTCAGGACAGAGGCCAGGATGGTGCCTTTACAGCCGGAGAAGCCCAGACTTCTAGCCCCCAGCTGGTCAGCATCTCCGCATCAG AAAGTGGGCTCTCAGTTGAAATGCAACACAACGTGAGTGTTGACGAAGATGACAGGCTGAAGCTCACCTGTAAAGTGGATGGGGTTAAAGGTCAACTCTCTGTCACCTGGGAACGTCAGTCCACGTCAACAACCTTGTTTGAAAACATCATCAGTCTAAGTCAGGAGGGTGTCATGGAGATAGAGGGGGAGTTTGCGAGTCGCAGAGTAAGGGCAGCGCGCCCAGCGACCGACACCTTCACTTTAGAGCTGGATGAGGTCACGCCGTCTGATTCAGGCATCTACCAGTGCTCTGTTTCtgaatggaaaacaaacagcaagaCCCACAGCCAGTCAAAAACTAGCACTGTGACAGTTAGTCCCATAG AGTCATCTGTGAAACTGATCAGTCGCAACACCCTAGTGACTGTTGGAGAAAATGTGAAGTTGATGTGCCGGGTCCAAGGGCCACGTGTGCCAACAACTCTGAGTTGGAGCCTGCAGCACGAAGACTCGACCACAGACAACATCCTTACCCTGAAGTGGAATGGTGATATCAGCTGGTCCGGAGACCAGCACGTCTACCAGTTGGAAGTAGAGAACAAAGCCATGGAGGTCACTCACTCTCTGCTTATCAACGGTGCCAGCCCCAGAGAGGCAGGAAAGTACCAGTGTCAGGCATCTGCCTTCATCCAAAATGCTCACAAGAAGCCGCGTCCATCCAACCCAGTGGCTGTGATGGTGCACTACCCAG TGAGCAAACTCAGTCTGACCTCCTCTCCCACTTTGACAAGAAATATCAACAGTGACATAGAAATAAAGTGCTCAGTTATCTCAGAGCCCTTTGCATCCTCTCGCTATGCCGTTACCTGGCAGCACCAGCAACGGGGAGAAAATAAGACCATCGTGAGCTCGGACCGGGAAGCCCTCATAACATTTGGGACCCAGGTGGAGCCGAGCGACAGACAACGAATCAGCATGAGGCGCAGCAAGGGTCCAAGTTTTGAGTTGACTATTCGGCAAGCTCAGATCTCGGACGGTGGCTTGTACACATGCGAGGTGGTGGAGTGGCTACAAGAACCTCGTGGTAACTGGTATGAGCTCCCGCCAGAGTCCAAAATCACTGAGCTAAATCTTATTGAGCCTG CCAACGATCTTCAGTTAGAAGGGAAAGAGCAGCAGTTGATTGCAGGAGAGGGAGACGAGGTGGAACTCAAGTGTAACATCCTCTCCGGTGCATTCAGTCCTTCTGTCTTTTACAAAGTTGCTTGGATCTACACTGGACACAATTCCTCGATGACAAATGTCCCCTTAGTAGAGCTCGATCACATGGGTTTGCTGCGGTACCCTGAGAGCGGGGCGCTCAGAGAGCTGCAGGGGCGGCTTCGTCTCGCCAGACCCACACAGAGCAGCTTCTACCTCAGAATTCAGACGGCCCATGAGGGGGATAGTGGGACGTTCCAGTGCCAGGTGGAGCAATACCAGCTGGATCGTGAAGGTCACTGGCAGCAAAAGGCCTCAGAGACTGCTGGTCCTATCTCGCTGACAGTAAATGTTGCTG aaaaaaacCTGTCCATTGTAAAGGATGAGCTGGAGCTAAATGTGAGCAGATCCAAGGACTTCACCATCCCCTGTCACATCACTGACCAGTCCAGCGGTGAATCTGAGTTCCAGGTCACATGGTTTTGGCAGAAGGAACCAGGAATTCAAAAACGGCCCATATTCGTAGCTTATCGAAACGCTACCCTACAAGACATGTTAGGCACGGGTCATCAGCTAAGATTTGGCCACCCTGTACCCAACCAGTTCAGCCTTACGGTCTCGAAGTCAGCTCCTGAAAATAGCGGCCTGTATTTCTGCGAGGTAGAGGAGTGGCTGCCCTCTCTGTCTCATGGATGGAGGAAGGTCGCGGTGGAAACGTCTGGATACTTGACTGTTAATGTCTTTACAGAAG GAGAAGGCGCGTTCGAGCCACAATGCAAGTCAGGTACCTGGATAGGGATTCTTGTACCGCTTGTCATATGCTCACTGTTGGTGATATCCCTGCTGGTGCTGAAGATATGCCGGACCAACGCCTCAGGAGGAAAGAATTCAGGCGAATCTCTTTGGGCAGAGTCACACCCGCTGAATACCAAACCCAGTGCAGAGGATTGA
- the LOC118120490 gene encoding immunoglobulin superfamily member 2 isoform X2 → MQRESDWCEHCAFRMRCCRASLLLCLTLLLHSGEAKVLTEAQSGPLYRVLGAPLSISCTVSGLASDNTQKEFEFRVTKPTQPTFEINIISTSDESFGYAIYNQRVASKEITLKHVSPNSVLFEIQSLQKGDEGDFECAVINTESAYDGTYNAKTIVKVIDNSLSVSSPVSTPLSYNEGDALTLTCQASSNTIQHTHLSLAWHLHKDGEDDARPIISLDRDFTLSPGPTFEGRYRAGLITLDKMGEATYRLHMARLELSDQGRIYCRAQEWIQDPDRSWYTITQKDAEETTLHVKAREVVPDTSSLVVRISTQQTTLQEGQELSLSCNVDAHNLEKRFLSVAWLRGSVELARIGPAGILSVGPEYSGREKGGELRATRIRDTDYRLRLQPVRTEDQGEYFCRAWLQDRGQDGAFTAGEAQTSSPQLVSISASESGLSVEMQHNVSVDEDDRLKLTCKVDGVKGQLSVTWERQSTSTTLFENIISLSQEGVMEIEGEFASRRVRAARPATDTFTLELDEVTPSDSGIYQCSVSEWKTNSKTHSQSKTSTVTVSPIESSVKLISRNTLVTVGENVKLMCRVQGPRVPTTLSWSLQHEDSTTDNILTLKWNGDISWSGDQHVYQLEVENKAMEVTHSLLINGASPREAGKYQCQASAFIQNAHKKPRPSNPVAVMVHYPVSKLSLTSSPTLTRNINSDIEIKCSVISEPFASSRYAVTWQHQQRGENKTIVSSDREALITFGTQVEPSDRQRISMRRSKGPSFELTIRQAQISDGGLYTCEVVEWLQEPRGNWYELPPESKITELNLIEPEKNLSIVKDELELNVSRSKDFTIPCHITDQSSGESEFQVTWFWQKEPGIQKRPIFVAYRNATLQDMLGTGHQLRFGHPVPNQFSLTVSKSAPENSGLYFCEVEEWLPSLSHGWRKVAVETSGYLTVNVFTEGEGAFEPQCKSGTWIGILVPLVICSLLVISLLVLKICRTNASGGKNSGESLWAESHPLNTKPSAED, encoded by the exons atgcagagagagagcgactggTGTGAACACTGTGCTTTCAGGATGAGGTGTTGCAGGGCcagtctgctgctctgtctgacTTTACtcctgcacagtg GAGAGGCCAAAGTGCTCACCGAAGCACAGTCCGGGCCCCTGTATCGCGTGTTGGGCGCTCCACTCTCCATCTCCTGCACTGTGAGCGGCCTTGCAAGCGACAACACTCAAAAGGAATTCGAGTTCCGTGTCACGAAGCCCACACAACCAACGTTCGAGATCAACATCATCAGTACCTCTGATGAAAGCTTTGGGTATGCCATATATAACCAACGCGTGGCAAGCAAGGAGATTACTCTGAAACATGTGTCACCGAACTCCGTCCTCTTTGAGATCCAGAGCCTGCAGAAAGGTGATGAAGGGGACTTTGAGTGCGCTGTGATCAACACAGAATCTGCTTACGATGGAACCTACAATGCGAAGACAATAGTTAAAG TGATTGACAACTCCTTAAGTGTGTCATCACCTGTCTCCACACCACTGAGCTATAATGAGGGTGATGCTCTCACTCTAACGTGCCAAGCCTCCAGCAACACCATCCAGCACACCCATCTGTCTTTAGCATGGCATCTCCACAAAGACGGCGAGGACGACGCTCGGCCGATCATTTCTCTGGACAGGGATTTCACCCTGAGTCCAGGCCCGACATTTGAAGGGCGTTATCGTGCTGGACTCATAACGTTAGATAAAATGGGAGAGGCCACATATAGGCTACACATGGCAAGGCTGGAGCTGTCAGACCAAGGCAGGATCTACTGCCGGGCGCAGGAGTGGATCCAAGATCCTGACCGCTCCTGGTACACTATCACACAGAAGGATGCAGAGGAAACTACACTACATGTCAAAGCCAGAG AGGTGGTGCCAGACACGTCGTCTCTGGTGGTGAGAATCTCCACACAGCAGACAACTCTGCAGGAGGGCCAGGAGCTGTCGCTCTCCTGCAACGTAGACGCTCACAATCTGGAGAAAAGGTTTCTTTCTGTAGCCTGGCTCCGGGGAAGTGTTGAGCTGGCGCGCATCGGACCTGCAGGCATTCTGTCTGTGGGGCCCGAGTATAGtggcagagagaaaggaggCGAGCTCAGGGCCACCCGGATCAGGGACACAGACTACCGTCTCAGACTGCAGCCTGTCAGAACTGAGGACCAGGGAGAATATTTCTGTCGGGCATGGCTTCAGGACAGAGGCCAGGATGGTGCCTTTACAGCCGGAGAAGCCCAGACTTCTAGCCCCCAGCTGGTCAGCATCTCCGCATCAG AAAGTGGGCTCTCAGTTGAAATGCAACACAACGTGAGTGTTGACGAAGATGACAGGCTGAAGCTCACCTGTAAAGTGGATGGGGTTAAAGGTCAACTCTCTGTCACCTGGGAACGTCAGTCCACGTCAACAACCTTGTTTGAAAACATCATCAGTCTAAGTCAGGAGGGTGTCATGGAGATAGAGGGGGAGTTTGCGAGTCGCAGAGTAAGGGCAGCGCGCCCAGCGACCGACACCTTCACTTTAGAGCTGGATGAGGTCACGCCGTCTGATTCAGGCATCTACCAGTGCTCTGTTTCtgaatggaaaacaaacagcaagaCCCACAGCCAGTCAAAAACTAGCACTGTGACAGTTAGTCCCATAG AGTCATCTGTGAAACTGATCAGTCGCAACACCCTAGTGACTGTTGGAGAAAATGTGAAGTTGATGTGCCGGGTCCAAGGGCCACGTGTGCCAACAACTCTGAGTTGGAGCCTGCAGCACGAAGACTCGACCACAGACAACATCCTTACCCTGAAGTGGAATGGTGATATCAGCTGGTCCGGAGACCAGCACGTCTACCAGTTGGAAGTAGAGAACAAAGCCATGGAGGTCACTCACTCTCTGCTTATCAACGGTGCCAGCCCCAGAGAGGCAGGAAAGTACCAGTGTCAGGCATCTGCCTTCATCCAAAATGCTCACAAGAAGCCGCGTCCATCCAACCCAGTGGCTGTGATGGTGCACTACCCAG TGAGCAAACTCAGTCTGACCTCCTCTCCCACTTTGACAAGAAATATCAACAGTGACATAGAAATAAAGTGCTCAGTTATCTCAGAGCCCTTTGCATCCTCTCGCTATGCCGTTACCTGGCAGCACCAGCAACGGGGAGAAAATAAGACCATCGTGAGCTCGGACCGGGAAGCCCTCATAACATTTGGGACCCAGGTGGAGCCGAGCGACAGACAACGAATCAGCATGAGGCGCAGCAAGGGTCCAAGTTTTGAGTTGACTATTCGGCAAGCTCAGATCTCGGACGGTGGCTTGTACACATGCGAGGTGGTGGAGTGGCTACAAGAACCTCGTGGTAACTGGTATGAGCTCCCGCCAGAGTCCAAAATCACTGAGCTAAATCTTATTGAGCCTG aaaaaaacCTGTCCATTGTAAAGGATGAGCTGGAGCTAAATGTGAGCAGATCCAAGGACTTCACCATCCCCTGTCACATCACTGACCAGTCCAGCGGTGAATCTGAGTTCCAGGTCACATGGTTTTGGCAGAAGGAACCAGGAATTCAAAAACGGCCCATATTCGTAGCTTATCGAAACGCTACCCTACAAGACATGTTAGGCACGGGTCATCAGCTAAGATTTGGCCACCCTGTACCCAACCAGTTCAGCCTTACGGTCTCGAAGTCAGCTCCTGAAAATAGCGGCCTGTATTTCTGCGAGGTAGAGGAGTGGCTGCCCTCTCTGTCTCATGGATGGAGGAAGGTCGCGGTGGAAACGTCTGGATACTTGACTGTTAATGTCTTTACAGAAG GAGAAGGCGCGTTCGAGCCACAATGCAAGTCAGGTACCTGGATAGGGATTCTTGTACCGCTTGTCATATGCTCACTGTTGGTGATATCCCTGCTGGTGCTGAAGATATGCCGGACCAACGCCTCAGGAGGAAAGAATTCAGGCGAATCTCTTTGGGCAGAGTCACACCCGCTGAATACCAAACCCAGTGCAGAGGATTGA